Proteins from a genomic interval of Capsicum annuum cultivar UCD-10X-F1 chromosome 4, UCD10Xv1.1, whole genome shotgun sequence:
- the LOC124897715 gene encoding uncharacterized protein LOC124897715 isoform X1 — MSDETSRPSPSAPPSPPPSHSPSVQQPSPSTNPPQNTNTNTNSRVTLPPLFLRATMVNYFSSDRPTGSSSGKMFTTNSHKSVPGMQLMHMQYFVQASGIKYSRVIIC, encoded by the exons ATGTCAGACGAGACCAGCCGACCGTCACCATCAGCGCCGCCATCGCCCCCTCCATCCCATTCTCCGTCTGTCCAGCAGCCATCTCCATCGACGAACCCCCCTCaaaacaccaacaccaacaccaacagcCGTGTCACCTTGCCACCGTTGTTCCTCCGTGCTACGATGGTGAATTATTTTTCCTCCGACCGCCCAACCGGTTCGAGTTCGGGAAAAATGTTCACGACAAATTCTCATAAATCCGTCCCAG GTATGCAGCTGATGCATATGCAATATTTTGTACAGGCAAGTGGGATTAAGTACAGCCGGGTGATCATATGCTAA
- the LOC124897715 gene encoding uncharacterized protein LOC124897715 isoform X2 has translation MSDETSRPSPSAPPSPPPSHSPSVQQPSPSTNPPQNTNTNTNSRVTLPPLFLRATMVNYFSSDRPTGSSSGKMFTTNSHKSVPVLTAGTSHGLACGLSGS, from the exons ATGTCAGACGAGACCAGCCGACCGTCACCATCAGCGCCGCCATCGCCCCCTCCATCCCATTCTCCGTCTGTCCAGCAGCCATCTCCATCGACGAACCCCCCTCaaaacaccaacaccaacaccaacagcCGTGTCACCTTGCCACCGTTGTTCCTCCGTGCTACGATGGTGAATTATTTTTCCTCCGACCGCCCAACCGGTTCGAGTTCGGGAAAAATGTTCACGACAAATTCTCATAAATCCGTCCCAG tgctcacagcaggtaccagtcatgggttagcttgtggtctttcggggtcgtaa